The Lemur catta isolate mLemCat1 chromosome 6, mLemCat1.pri, whole genome shotgun sequence sequence aagtgACCTAATGACATCCTCAAGCTCCATGACTAGGGAGTGTCAGAGTGTGGACTTTGGTGTCCAAATTAATGACAGGAAGcacttcaaaataaaacaaaaggaggCATAACCAATCCTCTTTGCTTTCCAGAATGAACTTTCATTCGAGCCACCAAGGATGTAAGTAAGCCCCAGGGGGAGAACTGTGTGCGCATTCCTTTGCAAGAGGCTCCCAATCCCTGGCAAATCATTAGCCTGTCCCTGCTTGCTCCTCGTGTACGCTGCACACAACTCCCCGAATCACACTGGGTGGAAAAGGTAACAACAATCTCAGCTTCCCTCTGGCACTAATTAGTGTTTAACACATTGAACTCACCCACACCGTCCGTAGTCACCAAGCCCTGCAGGGCTTTATGGCCACAGAGAAAATACCGTCTTTATTCTAAAGGAAGTTATAGTGTTAAGAGGAAGTGGAAGAAGATGCAATATCAAATGACACTGGGCATAAAATGCTTCACAAAATGCCAGTACATGAAGTCTAAATATAGGTGGCCAATGTCTCAACCGGGGGAAAATCGTTAGGGTTTGGTTATGCTTCTGTATCTACATGAACAGGCAGAATAAGCACTTTCTCCTTGCCTACTGTCATTACTGAATCTAAACGTACTTGCGTATGTTCAGAGGCAGATTTAATGTCACAGTTTTGCACGTACTGCTACAACTAAGATACTGCACAATTCCTTTGCatctttttaattcctttaatataaattatgatCATTAATAATAAGTTTCCATTAATTGTttactctgtgcctggcactcttaaatgcttaatatttgttatctcatttaattccctcTAAGACTCTAagaagtagctttttttttttttttttttttttgagacagtcttgctctgttgcttgggctagagtgccgtggcatcagcctagctcacagcaacctcaaactcctgggcttaagcaatccttctgcctcagcctcccaagtagccgggactacaggcatgtgccaccattttaatttttttctatatatattttttagccgtccaggtcatttctttctatttttagtagagacagggtctcgctcttgctcaggctggtcttgaactcctgaactcaagtgatccacccgccttggcctcccagagtgctaggattacaggcgtgagccaccgtgcccggccaaagtAGCTTTTCTTATCTCCACTCTTCAGATATgaaaactgaggaccagagagatTTTGAATAAAGCATGTAAGTGGAAAAAGCAGAATTTAAACCAAGATCTGTCTAAATCCAAAGTtcttaagaaatttatatttcctcATTTCAATCTTATGACATCCTTATGAATTAAGCAGGGACAGTTATATcaccccattttaaagatgagtgaCACCCAAAGGTTCAATGACTTACCTAAGGGTTTTGGCACACCCTTGGGTAACCCTGCAACTCCATTCTACTTACAATCCATCCCATCACCTTCTGAAGGTACCACAACTACTCACATCTAGACGGAAAGCTAGAATATTGTGCTCAGCCTTGAGACTGGAGTAAAAACAGGAGTgcaatacatgtatttttaattgttctttgcTACAGGGGTAGTATTACATCCAAATGTTAAAAATTCTGCCCTGCACCCAACAGAGCATGCAGATGGTTTAGAGTCTTCAAGGCCAAGCTAGAAATGACCTATGTTTGAGAAAAGTCCTGCCCGGGATTCTTCTCAAAGCCACCCGATGCTAGACGTAGTTGAATCCTTGGGCACACTCCCTTGAGCACTTACTCATTTTATAGTAGCAGTTATATCTGGACCGCTGAACACTACATAAATAATGTCATGTCCTTCTCAGAGTTTCGTATCTGCAGACACACAATGTCCTTCTGCCCCTCACTATTCAAGTCAATGTTAATTACCTGGTCAAAGTATTATTTGCTTTCTCAACTGTGTGAGGTGTTATCTGAATTCTCTACTATACAGTTACATTTTCCCTTGCAATTCCACAGCAATCTGTGGGTAGACACTTTAAGACTACCCAACTACCCTGTTCCTCATAAAAATTTTCCCCTCtctttagcatccattgatgattgcGTCTGAACCCACTTTTACAAAATGATTTCCAACTTCAGCACACCCTCCACACTTAGCAGTCAGCTCCTTGCATTGTACAGTAAGAGCCTTCCCTTCTTACTTACTTATTTACGTATCTGCCTATCTATTTgttatcagtatggactcatgaatTCCTGTTTtatgcaatgttttaaaatttaatactggccgggcacagtggctcacgcctgtcatcctagcactctgggaggccaaggcgggtggatcgtttgagctcaggagttcgagaccagcctgagcaagagcaagaccccatctctactaaaaatagaaagaaattatatggacaactaaaaatatatgtagaaaaaattagctgggcatggtggcacatgcctgtagtcccagccactcgggaggctgaggcaggaggattgcttgagcccaggagtttgaggttgctgtgagctaggctgacactacggcactctagcccgggcaacagaatgagactctatctcaaaaaaaaaaaaaaaaaattcaatactgCACTTAACTATTTTGGTACTCAAACTGTACCAGATTTAGCCAGTGGGAATCACTTCAGAGGACTCCATTGTCCTTGTGAAATTCCTCCATCATTTCTTTTCCCAATCATGTTTTTACTTTCTGGCATAACAAGATGTTCCGAGTTCATCTTATATCTGCCCTGTCCCAGCTCTGGAACTGGACATTTTTTTGAcgagctctggttccttttagcattagaaaccaagatttgaGTGTTAAGTGCTCATTGTTACTGGGAAGTCTTTGTTTCTagatcttttgtttgtttgtttggtttgttttgttttttgtaaagccaggatctcaccatgttgcctaggtcttgaacacctggcctcaagagatcctcctgcctcggcctcccatggtgctgggattgcaggcatgagccactgcatccagcctctAGGTACTTTCAGTAGACAAAGCTagaaaaaatacacatgtattcacacatacaaatataatacacatatacatatacacacaaatacatatacttacttatgtatttgtgtgtatgtatatatgtatatgtatgtgtgtgtatttcatatataaatatcagaaatcccaccagcagtgtgtatcCATCTCCATATCCACGtcagcatctatttttttcagactttttgataaaagccattctcgctggtgttaggtgatatctcattgtggttttgatttgcatttccctgatgattagagatgttgagcattttttcctatgtttattggccatctgcctatcttattttgagaaacttctgttcatgtcttttgcccactttttaatgggcttgtttgatttttttcttgatttgcttgagttctttgtagatcctgACTAtaagccctttattggatgtatagcatgcaaatattttctcccattcttttttcttttttttctttttctttcctccttcccctctcccatgactctcccattctgtaggttgtccatttgctccattgattgtttccttggctgtgcagaagctttttaatttaatcaagtcccatttgtttgtttttgttgttgctctgattgcccttggggtcttcttcataaattctttgcctaacttgatatctagaagagttttcccaacattttcttctagaattcttatggtttcatgtcttagatttgaGTCCGTTATCCATCTTCAGTTAACTTTTGTGAGTGGCAagagatgtggatcctgtttcagtcttccacatgtggctatccaattttcccagcaccatttattgaatagggattcttttccccagtgtatattgctgtctactttgtcaaagatcagatggcatatgtggatggttttacatctaggttctgtgttctgttccattggtctatttgtgtgccagtaccatgctgttttggttactatagccttgtagtatagcttaaagtctggtaaagtgatgtctccagatttgttccttttgcttaaggttgcttcaggctcttttctggttccaaatgaagcatagaattattttttctaaatatgcaaaaaaatgatgttggtattttgatggggattgcattgaatctgtaaatcactttgggtagtatggacattttaacaatgttgattctaccgatctatgagcatgatatgtttttctatttgtttacatcatctgcaatttcctttctcagtgatttgtagttctctttgtagagatctttcacctccttggttaaatatattcctaagtatttaattgtctttgtagctattatgaaagatactgagtttttgatttgattatcagcttgactgttgttggtgtataggaatgctactgatttgtgtatattgactttttaacctgagactttgctgaatttatttgtcagtttcaggagtctcttggcagaatctttgggttttctagatataatatcatatcatcagcaaagagcgatagtttgacctcctttttctccttttggataccctcaatttccttctcttacctgattgttctggctaggactttcagcgctatgttgaatagaagtggtgaaggtgggcatccttgtcttgttccagttctgagtgggaatggtttcaacttttccccatcagtatgatgttgactatgggtttgtcatatatggcttttataattttgagatatgttccatctgtgcctattttttaagagtttttatcataaaagagtgctgaattttgttgaatgctttttttttatctattgagatgatatatgatctttgtttttgcctctgtttatgtggtgaatcacatttctgggtttatgtatgttgaaccatccttgcatcaatgggatgaagcctacttggtcgtggtggattattttttttttttttgatgtgctgctgaatttgctttgctaaaattttattgaggatttttgcatctatatttataaaagatatttgtctatagttttcatttttttgttgtgtcctttcctgtctCTAGTATCAAGGAGCtactggcttcgtagaatgagttggggagaattccttccttttctatgttatgaaataatttctgcaatataggTACCAAATCTTCTTTGTAGgcctgataaaattcagctgtgaaaccatctggtccaggaatttttttgttggaagatttctTATTGCTGCTTCGATTTTGTTCCTCATAAtaggtctgttcaggatttctatttcttcctgactgagccttGAGaggctatggaaaacagtatggagattcctcaaataaataaaagtagacctaccatttgatctagcaatcccactactgggtatttacccaaagggaaaaacagtcattttatcaaaaagacacttgcactagaatgtttattgcagcacaagtcacaattgcaaagatgtggaatcaaccctagtgcccatcaattcatgagtggattaataaaatataatacatgtataccatggagtactactcagccataaaaaaatgaattaatgccttttgcaacaatctggatggaactggagaccattctcctaagtgaagtattgcaagaatgaaaaaataaacactacatatactcactgttaaattggaactaaccaatcagcactcatgtacacagaagtaaaactcaacaaaaatcaggcaggtgggaaggtgagcaggggatgggtgaaatcatacctaatgggtacagtgtacactatctgggtgatggacacacttataactttgactcaagcagtacaaaagcaatcaacataaccaaaatatttgtaccccagtaatattctgaaatttaaaaaattaaaatatcaggcCAGgcgcagcggctcatgcctgtaatcctagcactctgggaggccaaggcaggcggatcgtttgagctcaggacttcaagaccagcatgagcaagagtgagaccatgtctctaccaaaaatagaaagaaattagctggacaactaaaaatatatagaaaaaaattagccgggcatgatggcacatgcctgtagtcccagctacttgggaggctgaggcaggaggatctcttgagcccaggagtttgaggttgctgtgagctaggctgatgccacggcactctagcccaggcaacaaagtgagactctatctcaaaaaaaaaaaaaaaattaaaatatcagctctttaaataaacttgaagttgatctaaaaaaaatcttttaagtaaatcaattttaaaaatcaactatatTGTTTCATAATTACTTAATATGTATATGTTATCTACAATTACTTGATAACATGCTAACATGTGATAATGATAAAGTAATTacataataatatttgtttttctagatataaatatCAAAGTATTAGGGGCAAAATGACACAATGTcatggatttgctttaaaatactgtaGCAAAAAGGGGTGTAGTCAAACAAGTGTAGCAAAATTGATTACTGTCAAATCTGAGGGACGGTGTATGAGTTCAACACACtagtctctgcttctgtgaattttcaaaactttcataattaaaaggttaaaaagaaaaataaataaatataagaaatcacAAGTTCACACTGATGTCTCTAATTCCAATCCATCCATAGGGTTTCTTCTTGCCTTTCTCCATTCCATATTTTGATGTCTCTTTCCCATAATGAGAACTCTGGCTCCCAACAGCAATAGCACATTTCCTCAATTTGCCCAATCCCACTACATCTAAATGAGTTTCACAATTGCTTCAAACATCTACTACAAGACGAATAAAGTATATATACTAAAAAGAGTTCAGGAGTTGGTTGCAATTCTCCCCCACTTAACCTCACCCAACACTGATAGATATGCAAGCACTGTGTTCACGAGTTCCTTGAACACAGTAttcatttgactttttcttttttttagagacagagtctcttttgCCCtacctagagtgccatggcatcagcctagctcacagcaacctcaaactcctgggcttaagcaatccttctgcctcagcctcccaagtagctgggactacagacatgtgccaccatgcccagctaatttttttctatatatatttttagctgtccaggtcatttctttctatttttagtagagacagggtctcgctcttgctcaggctggtctcgaactcttgaccttgagtgatccacccgcctcagcctcccagagtgctaggattacaggcgtgagccaccacacccggccttacAGTATTCATTTGAAATACATTTGAGCTCATTTGTTTCAGTTTGCTTTCAGTTTTAGGTTTGTTTTCCCCTTCtcatcttgttttaattttatttttgactatGTAGAGCATTCAAATGCTTCCAAAAGTCACACTATACAAAAGAGAAGTTCTCAGAGAAGTGCCACTCCCTCTGGAAGCGCTTTCATTTCCTCCCTCCAGTAAATAATCAACTTCATTGTTTCCTGGTTTAtcctttctgtgtttcttttggtagtaataagtaaatatatgtgttttgtttccccttctttcttaCACAAAAGACAGTATGCTATTTTgcactttaaatgtttttagttaaTATTGCCTGGAAATCATTCTATATAGGTTGATAGAAATCTccctcattttgttttgttttattttgttttgtttatagctgcacaatactccattgtgtgtatgcaccacatttaatttaatcaatttcCCATGTTTGGGTATTTGGATACTTTCCAGTATCTTACAATTACAAATAACGCAATGAATAACTTTAGTGcacatacattttcatatttttggaggTGTATCTTCAGGTTAAATTCCTAAAAGTaggatttctgggtcaaaggatAAATGCACATGTAGTTTtgttagatattgccaaattctcCTCTATCAATGTACCATTTTggattcccaccagcagtgtgtgagagtGCCTGTTTCCCACAGCCTCATCAACAGAGTGTGTTGTCAGCCTTTTAATTTTGCCCATCCGATGGATGAGAACTGATATCTCATTCTAGTTTTAATTTGCGTTACTCTTATTTTAAGTaaagttgaatatcttttcacatatttatgtttcatacaTTTAGGGCCATTTATAATTTGTGAATAGTCTGCTATTAAGTTTTGCCCATTTTCCCATAGGAATTTTGACCCCTTTTttctctgttaatttttaaaagttccttgtCTATTAGGGATATTAGCCTTTTATCTgtattatcttttatcttttatacgtattacaagtattttctcctggtttgtgatttgtttttggttttgtttacaGTGATTTTTGCCATGAAGAAGTTTGGGCTTCTTTTTTCTATGTAGTCAAATTTTTGAGTCTTTTCTTAGCAAGTATCTGGATTTTTAGTCATAGttagaaagattttatttacaCCTAGGTTGCAGAGGAATTTACTCATGCTTCCTTTTAGTACTTATGTGATATCATTTTAAGAATTCGGATCACTAGTCCATTTGGAGTTTATTCTTGTACATGATATGAAAAATGAATGCAATGTATATTTTGCTAAATGGCTATCTAGTTTGTCCCAACATTTCCTGAAAAGATCATCTTTGCCCTTGTGATTACAGATATCCCCTTTGTCCTATACTGGAAGTCTATATGTAGctgtatttatttctggacttccTATTCTATTGCATTGGTCTGTTTGTCTAGTTGTGCACCAGTATCACATTGTTTCAAACACAGAGGTTTTGTTATAAGATTTAATGATTTAATAGCTTGCAGGGCTAGTCCACCTCAGAGCTCTTATTTGTCAGTGTTTTCCTACCTGGTCTTGGGcgtttttttccccctatgaaCTTTAATATCAACTTGTCTTGatctttaaaaatactcattgGTATTTGTATTGGGgttgcattaaatttataaattaactttgGAAGTACTAGCATCTTGATCAAGTCGAGACATGCCAAAAACAAGGCACATTATTCCATTTGATCAAGTTATTGGCACTTTTAGATCTGATATTCTCTCTTAAATGTTACATAGGCAACTTAGGtcattaaatagaataataaatatttactgagcatctattatcCCTTGGCACTATATTAGGCACTATAGAAGTAAAGAAGTAGGCTGTGTCCTCAAGCAGCTTAGAATTTCATGAGAAAAACAGACTACGGGACCTATTAGCAAAGCAACCCACTCAAGACCCCATGTAAAGACACTCCCTATCGTACAGCCAGAACACACATGCTGTGTGAACTCAGAGGAAAGGGAGAGTAATGACGGCTGGAATAACAAGGTATTGAGACTGGAATCCTGTGCCCTGAAGATTGTGCCAGATTTAGGTGGGAcagcaaggaggaggagggaatctCAGAGAGGGAGGATGCTGGCAAGGGCTCAGATGTGGACTGAGTGAGACTTGTTTCACAGGGCAGAGGGCCCCCAGCCAGGCTCTTAGCTGGACTCCTGGGAAAGGCAATAACCCTCTCTTTAAGCCTGAGAGAATTATGCCTCTATGCTAATAGTTCTAAAATCCTAATTATGTATTCATTACAATTATGTTAGTGAATGTCTGCTAGATTTCCAGGTACCATTTAGAATGGTAATTTCTGCACATCATTACCTTTTCAGGCAGTGGTCTAGTGCTGTGTGTCCAATACAGCAGCAACTAGCCACACGTGGTGGACCCTTCTGATATGGATAGTGCAACTGAGAAACTGAAcgtcttattttatttaactttaattcataaaattttgattttcaaattttaaaacagaagctgtataaaatattttcccattgaaCTTTATTGTTTTGAAAGGGCTACATTTTACTCTAACTAGAGCATTGTGGAAGATATTATTGTTGTATTGGAGCACGTGTGTGTCCACTTTTTTAACctgactactagaaaatttttaagtgaTATGCGTGGCCACATTGTATTTTCCTGTGACAGCACTGGTCTAGAGCCTCACGACTCAGAGTGGCCTGGCTGGCACCAAGTGGGAGTAGTCCCAGACCTTCAGGATCACTCCCAAGGTGAATCTTACGCACAATAAGGGAAGTACTGACATGGATGACCTCAGAAGACATCAGCCTTTGGTAGGTACCCAGCATGCACCCATCCtatgggggtggggaaaaggagGCCAAGGAGCAGCAGGGAGACCCCTGCCTGCCATTGTGACATCACAGAGTAAACCCCCTAGGTCACCAGACCCCGCCCAGGCTGGTGTCCTGCCTTCAGGACATCCTTTCCATCCTCTCCAACCCACCTCACACCACCTGCCCCCTCTGCTGGCAAGAGGGGACCTGATTCATCCTCACACTTAACACCATTCCGCATGACTGATTAAGACAGAGCAGAAGAGAACTGAAACTTCTTTGCCTCTGCATTTCAAAAGTGAATGAGCAATCTCTCTCTACTGTTTCAAAATGTTTGCCTCACCCAGGAGGTAAGTACACTGATTTCTGAAATCTTGTGAACGCCTCATATGTGTTGTACCCTTAGGATTGAGTTTCTAACACGGGATGTCCTAATTCATCCATTCCATTTATTTCACATGCTCACAGTAAGGAACTTGGGAACACACTGTAGGGTTATACAAGATGTGCTACTCTCACCCAGTTTTTACTGATAAACATGGTGTGTCCATATCTTGGcctcttgctttttcatttccttcactcagacttccatttcttcttcctttgccttgtcatcttcctttccctctttgtTCCCAGGGCTGCGTAGAGTCCTACAGCTTCCTTTTTCCTTACATCTGTATAATTCCTGTTGCCAAAATCTGGCCCCTGGTAAAGGCCCAGTGGTGGTGGCAATGATAGAGATGTTTGTCTCCCTAGCAAAGTAAGACAGCAGACATTAAGTTCTGCACCAGAGAACAGGGAAGCATCCCCAGGGTCCTGCTGGAAGCCAGCTCTGGGCTGGAACTGGGAAGGAGAACACAGCCTGAGGCTTTCTGGTCTTAGAGAATTCAGGGATCCTTCTAGACCCTCACAGTCTGCAGAGAAGTCTTGGCTTGTTTAGGATTGGCCCCACATCTGGAATAACTAGACTTCCTTCATGCTGGCAACTGCCAACTCTTAGCTCAAGGGTTACTAAAACAGCAAACGGTGCTCCTTTTTCAATATCTTGATTTTCTCAGGAGAGAAAAATGACGTTTACAATTAGCCAGCAAACCAGAGCACGCACACACAGTTGGACACGAAGAGCAATGTGGTGTGCAGTTGTTCAGTGGGAAGTTAGAGATCTCAAAAGAAAAGGCAGGATAACCCCAGTAAGAGGCACTTCTGGGACTGTAGAGCAGAGCTGGTGACTCTGAAGAGCCATGCGGGTGTGGGTTCGGGTGGCTTCCCCAATTCAGAAGAAGCCCAAAGTGAATAGATCAGAAAGAAGTGGAtgtgaacaagacagaaaaagCCAGTCAGGATTTAgagtaaattttatggtttttttattGTGGGGTTGCTAGAAGAGACGCAGGGGGAACACGGGAGAGTCTGTTTGCTAATAAATACCTGAGGAGTATAAAGTCTGCTTAATCCACTGCCTCGTTCTGTAAGAGTTTCCACAATCTAGCCTGCAATCTGTAAATTTTGTTAAAGGTGACCGTGCCCTCCCTTTTCCTGAGTGGCAGCCCCGTGATGAGTCATGTGTGCAGTCTGTAGAGGTTGTAAATGTTGCCGCCACCATTTACTAACTtagtggccttgagcaagtcaaaAGCTTGGAATCTGAACCCTCACTGGTAGAAGGGACATGCCATCTCTCTTTCAGGcctgttgggaggattaaaggCGATGTCTGTGAAGGATCCAGCCAGGTGCCTGGCAGTGGTACACGTTTCTGCTGAGAGGCACTCTTCCTCTACCTCTTTAGATCTCCACGGGCGAACCGTGAAGGAGGACAGCtctttccccaaatttatttacatttaaccCTCTGGGAGGTTAACTTGGCCAAAATCATCAGTCTAGGCGTGGGTAGAGCCGCAACTGGAACTGAGATCTGCTGAGGGGTCGTGGTCACTTAGACTCGCCTCTTAGATCCTCCAAATGAGGCAAAGACACGCCCTCCCTTTAGAACAGGGGCTGGGAAATGCCTCACATCGGAGTCCTGCAACGCGACAACTCCTGACCCCCGGCCTACAAGCCTGAATGCCAGGGATTTGTCGGATCTcgtctcttccctccctcctgccaagCCCTGCCAGGCAGCATTGGCGCGGCCACCGCCACCAGGCTCCCGGGCGCACGCCGCGGTGCCCTGGACCGCCCGCCCGCGCCTCGGGCCTGCGCCCTGGGAGCGCCCGCGGGCCGCGTCCTCAGCCGGCGCAGGGGCTGGAGCGGAAGAAACCAAACAATGCAAAACACGCCCGGCGCGTCGCCCTGGCAACGCGCGCTGTTGCTAGGCGACCGGAGCGCCGTAGTAAACCGGGCGGGGGCCCGAGGAGAGCGGGCGGGGGCGCGGCTGGGCTCTGGCGCCCGGACCGCCgcgggggaggcggggagagagcaggaagggaagggacgAGGCGGGGCGCCCGGTGTGCCTGCCGCCCGCGCCCCCAGAGCGGCCCCGGGGTCCCCgggagccccagccccgccgcccGCGGGCGCCGTCACCCGCGCGTGAGCGATTGCCCCACAGGATGTGCAGATGTGGCTGCCCCTCTGATTCACTCCAGCTGCTTGGGGCCTGCAAGAAAGGCggcttcctcttctggaaatgaCTGCATTAGCAAAAGCcctcaaacaatcccattaaaaagcgGAAAGGGAAAGGCGAGAGAGAAGCCCCCAAAATGCTTTTCTTAAGTCCTTCCCCCCGAACATAAGTAGAAGTGTTCCCAAAACTCCGGACCCACGTTAGGAAGACTGGAGTGGTTTTTATTGTGTATTGTGCATTGAGTTAGGTGGACCCCTAAACATGGTTACAGCAGAGAATAATTAAACCGAAGCTAGGAAATCCCAGCCTAAGCAGCCTGGAGTGTTTTACACCTTTTAGACACTGAGCACAGGCATTTTGGTGGCATTGCTCTTCCTTTCAGGCTGGGAGGCAAATATCAAGATGTCCTGGGTGAAGACCTTCCTTACCTTCATCTGTGAAGGAATCAAACGTCGGGCAGTGACGTAAACGTTATAATGAGAGGCACAAAATCTCAGAAAGTTTGAGATCCCTCATCCAAAAGGGCTTTGATTGGTGGGGAATCACCCAGCGTGGAAAAGGACATAACATTTCCAATCTGTCACTGGCTTTTGAGCAGTGTGTTTGTTCCTGAGTCTCTGTGAACTAAAGATAATACTGGTTCATGAGATCATTGCTGTTTTCTGGGCTTTGCTCATGAAAAAGCAGGAATGTTTCCACAAGTGAGAGGAAACGTATTGGCAGAGAATCTGTTTGATGAAACTCTGGATGTATCTGTGCAGAAGGGCTTAGGGTGTGTCTGTGGACCTGTGGACCCCTCTGTG is a genomic window containing:
- the GSG1 gene encoding germ cell-specific gene 1 protein, with translation MSNLSLLFQNVCLTQEGCVESYSFLFPYICIIPVAKIWPLVKAQWWWQ